From Bacteroidota bacterium:
GGTTTTTGCTCAACATTCTTCGTCCATTTTAACAGTAAGTCCTGTTTCATCTTTGAGTCATCAAACAGGAAACTTGTCTTCACCTCAAGATCTTTTGGTAATGCCAAACGAAAAGCAGGATTCTGAATAATAACTTCTTTCCAGCCTTTCTCCCTGATAATTGAGAAGGATTCATGGTCGAGCATTTCTTTTGGGAAAATTCTATCCGAGAAATCTGAAGTCTCGTTATTCAGTATGAGGTTGGTAGCCCTGATTACTGATAGTTCAATGGGCTCATTTTCTGAGACTGCTATGGTGTTTTCCAATATAAACCGGGTGGTTTTCTTTGCTGAGACTTTTGGATTGCGTAAAGATATTTTCTTTAAATCTTCAGGAAAACTCTTTGTTATTGCTTGTTTAAACTCTTTGCTTTCTTTGATGAATGGTTGAACCTTTAACAATTCTTTCCTGGTAAGCTCTTTATCCTCAACCCGTTCAATCCAGCCGGACATACAGGCCTCCTCAAAATTTTCTTGATGCCTGTTTCTTATATCTTCCGGAATCTTATCATAAAGTGCCGGGTTGATTTTGATTAATTGAACATAATCTTTTATTACAAATTTTACACCGAGTAGCTTCGATAATTCCGGCAAGGAAATGAATTCGATGTATTTTATTATATCCTTGATCTCAAAATTGCTAATGGTCCCTTTGATGATATCAGGGGCATGCTCGATGGAGAAATACCATAATTTCTTTCGTTGGATCCACCACTCTTTATGATCATTAAATTCCTGCATTGAATCAATTGCTGAATGATAATCTTCCAGGCGATCTTCCATTTTCAACTGCATGCTGGTTATAAAGAAATGGATATCATAAAACCAATCAGCAGGAGATTCATTATATCTTCCCTGACATTCATAAACAACCCGTTCCTGAATATCTGCCTTTAAAGCAACTACAGGTAATCCTTTACTATATAAAATATAAAATGAGTAATCGCTAAGGTAACTTCTGGCATAATTTTCGGAAGCAACGCACCATCCGGAGCCACGGCTGAGTGCAGAAAGTTTGGATGCGTTCTGAACTCCCTTGGCAACAAAAGTCCACCCATCCTGTATGATACTACCAAATTTAAAGGCTGACTTTAAAAAATACAATTTTGCAGGATTAAGATTGGGGCTTACCCGATTGTTCTTTATTCTTCTATACAACCAATCAATTACATCTTTGTCCGGGGTCGCAACGGCTCTTCTTGATCCATAGCCCGCTTGCTCAAACATGGAGCGCAGCAACAGAATTTGGTAAGCAGGTTGGCTCTTGTATTCAGTTGCCATCAGTTTAATCCAAAGATCAAATTGCCGCTTTTTTCTCTTGTTGATTATATCAACGAGTAATTCAGTAGCTTCGTTTACCCCTTTTTCTGCTTTGGTTTTTCTAATGAACTCAAGCTGTTCCTTATCAAGCTCCTGATCGGTGGTGATGGCAAGGTCTAAATCAACATGCTGCTTGGATATAAAAAAATGCTTTGTATTGGCCACTAAAGGCCAAGTGACCTGCTCCATTAATGCAGGCAGCATGGTTTCTTTAATAAAATTGATTAAAGTATGCTGATCTTTAACAACCGTCTGCCATGCGATCTCATTCTCATATTTGGCTACTACAATATTTAGGCAAGGATCATCAATCCCAAACTTTTTGAGTTTTGTTGGATATTTATAGTTGGCTGATGACATACTTTAATGGCTGATTCATTTATTGAATAAATGTCCGGGATGATTAAGATTCTCTATAACTTTTATTCCGGCATCTTCATATGCCTTGTCCGGATCCGGACGATTGCTTTGGGGTAATTTTTTATCTTCATCCTTATGAATCCAGACAATCTTCTGGCCTAAATATACATCAATCGCCTCCTCAATACTATTTGTGTCTTTTAATCTTAAAACAAGCTGTTTTACAGGAACCTTATGTTCATGCTTTAACTTGCAGCTCGATCTGTTCTTCTGCTTCTCAAATTTTGCCTGCTCACCCCAACCTATTTCAAATATATCTCCCAAATCATTGTCATCACAGTACTTTTTTGCCATTTCACTTACTCCTACCGGAACATAATCACCTGTAACCCTGAATGACCTGTCGATTAAATACCTTAGAGAACTTATCTGCTTCTTTAGTATTTTTCTTGCTCCAGGATCATATTCTCTTTCGTAATCATCTTCAATCTGCAATAATATATCCTTCATGTAAAAACCGGCTTTCGCAAATGGTTCAAAAATTTTGGTTGCATCCATAAAATACTATTTATTGTTGGTTTCGAAATTTCCCTTTTCGTATTAAATATACGAAAATAATTTAGGTTATATAAGAATTACAGACTCACCAGTTACTCTTTTCTCAAAATTTACTCAGTGAAGTGAGAAGTTCGCGCACTTCAACAATCAACACTGAGCCTGACCTGACGAATGGAAGGTCTAATCCCTGATCGTCAATCCTTTTCGATTGAAGATCAGGGATCAACGATTTTTGATTTTTGAAGAATGTCCTCCTTCGCTAAAGCTTCGGAGGACGAAGGTGGAGCTGGAGGGAGTCGAACCCTCGTCCAAACAAGGAACAAAGATGCTTTCTACATGCTTAGCCGATTGTTGATTGTCGGGCAAGACCCGGGAAACGGCACCCAAATCTGACCGTATCTTCTTATTTTCGCCGCGGTGCCGAAGCTTCACCACAACTAGCCCGATGTTGATGAGCGCTTCTTGGCCCGGCCGGAATCAGGCGGATCCACCGGAGAAACGTCTCGTCCCAAAACCTTGTCCCGGGATTATGCCTGCTCTACTTGATTCGATTAGGCAGCGAGAGCGAAATTGTTATCGCCAGTTGTTGTTTTGCAGATGAGTTAACAGGCGTATCTGCAATGCCCGGCATGCTTACACGTTCATCCACCTTGCTGTCAAAACCGGTCAGCCCCGGATGTGAATTGTCAATTCTGTGTTGTCAATTCTGTATTTGCATTGTGACGTGCAATTAACATATAATGATCTCCGATCTCCGATCTCCGATCTCAGATCTGCGATCTGCGATCTGCGATCTGCGATCTGCGATCTGCGATCTGCGATCTGCGATCTGCGATCTTAATGCCAAAAAGTTTGCAAATATAGTGATTTTTCGCATTGATTATGAGCTTTTTTGTTTTTTTATTATTCCTGAATACTACAGATTGAAGAGGATGTAAATATTCATTGGAAGCAATCTAATATTCGACGAAAATAATCGAATATTAAAACTAGTGTTTTTACCCAGCGTATCGGATACTTGTTTTTTGGAAATTCCGGATTTTTTGGTAATATTTGACCAATTTATTGACCCGAACCAAAACCATGCTATGATTACTGTTGCGAAGAAGGCTTTTCTGCTTCTCTTATTTGTATTTTTTACAGCGTTCCTCTATGCTGATGAGTTTAAAGTGATCTCCTTCGAAAGCGATCCTTCTGACCTTTCTGCCCAGCGCTTTTCCAGAAAAGACATCAACGATCGTAATTGCGCGATCATTAAAGTGAAAACCGATCTTAGCGGACTCAGCTTCAATGCCAATAAAGGGATTGAAGGTAATGTGATCGAAAAAACCGGTGAGTATTGGCTCTATGTCTCCCCTGGTGAAAAGCGGATTGAAGTTAAAAAACAAGATTTTATTCCTTTGCAATTTGATCTGAACCGGAACATTGAATCGGGAATGGTATATGTGCTTATCCTGACAAGCCAGGATATGTTTGATAAGGGTAACACCACGGGATTTCTGCTGCTTATCAGTGAACCAACAGACGCAGAGGTCTGGATAAACGGCGAGTACCGGGGACAAACCACTTTTCAGAATGAGTTTCAGCAAGGCCAATACTCCTTGCGCCTGGTGAAAGAAATGTACGATCCTCTTGAGACCAGTTTTACAATTTATCCGGATTCAACACTGGAGATTTCATCAACCCTTATGGCCGCTTATAGCGTGGTTAATATAGTCTCCCTCCCTGAAGATAGTGCAGGCATCATCCTGGATGATAAACCTTTGGGTGCATTTACCCCTTTTTCAGCGCAGATCACGCCGGGCAGACATAAACTGACTCTCCGGAAAGAGCTTTTTGAACCGCTGACCTATGAATTTGATATTGAAAAAGGTGAAACACGCAGCCTGGATCTCGAGATGAAGCCCATCTTCGGAATTGTAAATATTACTTCTCCGGCAGATGTTGAGATATTTGTTGATGGAAATTCTGTGGGCAAAGGCTCTTTTTCAGGAAGATTGCCTAAAGGAATGCATACAATCGAGGGGCGTAAGGATAGCCATCATCCGCATACCGAAAAAATCGAAATCATAACGGGACAGAATCATGTTATAAGCCTCTCTCCAATCCCAATAACAGGATCACTTTCCGTGCAGTCTGAACCGCCCAAAGCTGATATTTTTATCGATGGCGACCCATATGGCACTACTCCGCGTATTATCAACGATCTTCTGGTTGGAAACCATGTCCTTGAGCTTAGAATGGACGGAAAAGAACCCGTAATTCGCCAGATAACCATCAGCGAAGATACAAGAACCCAGGCCTCAGAGTCTCTGGTCGCAGCAGCCATTGTGCCTGTTAAACCCAAAAAACAGGAGGAACAACCGGGTACTCAAAAACAGGCAGAATCGGAACCAAAAGCCCAAACACAAAAGAAAGAGGGCTTCGGACATAAAGGTTTTTATATTAAGCCTTTTGCAAAGTACTCGTTCGGTATGGCGGGAATGGGTAACCTTTATCCATTTTCCCAATACAATTACAGCTATGAACGATACAACTCAGACTCCAGAACCTATACCTATGAAACAAACCGCATAATGCCAGGAAAAGGGTTTTCCTACGGCGGCGCCTTGGGGTATTATTTTAATGATTATTTCGGATTTGAATTTGAAATGAACTCATTTAATGGTGCCAGGAAAGAACTGACCTGGGATTATGCCGTTGCGAGCGATACGTATAATTATGTGATCAATGAGTTGCAGACCTTTCAATCCAAATCTTTAAACTATACTGCTTCAGTGCTGTTGGCTCTTCCTACAGAATATATCCTTTTCTATTCACGGATCGGGGCTGTGCTGTCAAATACGAAAATCAGGATAAGCATGGAAATCGATGATGTATATAATTATATCCCTTCAGGATCTTCCTTCTGGGAAACCGAGACATATCAATATTTTGAGGAATGGGAGTATACCGGACCAATGTCTTTCGGACTAAAAGGAGGGCTTGGCATCGATGTAAAAATTGCCGATCACTTCTACTGGAATCTTGAGCTTACCGGTCAATACCTGACTTTTACACCGGATAATGGCTCCCGTCTGGATGCTTATGAATATGAAAACGGGCAGCCTGTGAATATTGAGAACTCTGACTATTATACCCGGATTGAGTTTTTGGAGGAGTATACCGTACCTGCAGATTTTGATGATATTGATAAATCCCAACCCAGAAAAGTTATGGAATGTACCTATCCATTTCATTCTATCGGTTTTGTTTCTGGTTTTAAAATAAAGTTTTGATATGAGATATAGTTTACAAATCAGGATCACTTGTTTTCTGTTATTGCTTTTCCTGGGCCTGACAACAGGATTTTCTCAATCGGCTTACCTTGGGGCCTATGGCGGATCGTATCTGTATGCAGTTACAGACAACCTTTATGATTATTCCAACAATGGAATCGAAAATTATTACCATTCGAAAAAGATCTCCGGAGGCCGTGGCTATAACCTGGGAATCAAAGCTGGTATCAAAGTGAACGACTATCTTGGCCTGGAATTATTGCTTAATTCTTTTAATGGCAAGGAAGGAACCCTGTATTCAGAGTATCTGTATTCCTATTGGGTGGATACCCTTCGCGATACTATTATGGTTAAAATCAGTGGTTCCAGAAAAGCAAGAATGATAAGGATTATACCTTCACTAAGGTTTTCCTTGCCGGGAGACCATCGTGTTAATCCATACATCAGGATCGGAGGGATAATCGGATTTCCTAAAATGACCATTAATACGTCGGATGAAGATGATGATGATCGTGATGGTGTGTTGGACTATGACGATATTGTCTATGAATATAAAGGCGGGATGGCTTTTGGATTTCATGCCGGGGCGGGTGTGGAAATAAAAATTATTGAAAAGTTATTCCTATCGCTGGAGATCGCAGGTAATGTAATTTCCTGGACTCCTGAACGCAGTACGGTAACAGAATGGACAACCAACGGAACCAATGTGATCAATAATAAATCAAAATATGATCTTGAAACGGAATACGTGAAGGAATATAGCTATGATCCCAATAATATCGATGAAACATCACCCAGGAAATCAGTAAGGTTTTCTATTCCATACAGCAACATAGAATGGAACGCAGGCATTGTATACAGATTTTAATTATAAGATAAAAGCAAATCCATGAAGGTATTTTTTACACTGCTACTTCTTTTTTTGTACTGTTCTACGGGTGTTTTTTCCCAGGAAATACAGGAAATACTCCAATCCGGGAACTTCATCTGGGGCAGGGGAGAAGCTATAACATACCAGAAAGCAGATAAAATGGCTCTCGACGATCTTATTTCCAAGATTTCTGTGGAGGTGCAGAGCGATTTTGTAAACATGGTGGTTGAAGAAAACGACAGCATCCTGGAATACACAAAAGCCGTTGTTAGAACCTATTCAAACATACATTTATACTGGTCTGAGAGCAAGGTTGAGGAGGACGAATCCCAGGGCCTGACACGTGTATACCGTTTTATCAAAAAAGACAACCTTCATAAAATTTTTGATGATCGCAAAACCAAGATCATCGATTATGCCAAAACCGGTTATGAAGCTGAAACCGAATTACGCCTGGATGATGCCTTGAGAAACTACTACTGGGCTTTGGTACTGCTAAGAAGCCATCCTGAACACGGCAGCCTGAAGTTTAAGCTGGGCGATCATACGGAAGTCTTACTGTCAACCCGACTTTATGATAAAATAAACCAGTTGCTTAGTAACCTGGATATCAGCATTTACCAGGTCATGGAGGATAAAGATAAGAATGTTAAAACCTTTACCATAAAGATTGATTATGATGGCAAGCCAATTGAAGGGCTTGATTACCAGTATTTTTCAGGAAATAATTATACCGAAGCACGAGGAAAAGATGGTTTTGGTGTGATCGAACTATTCGGAGCATCTGCCGAATCTTTGGACAAAATCAGGGTATTGGTTGAGTATCAATATACCAACAAATGCGAATGGGATAGCGAACTTTCAAGCGTTATCAATAACACTCCCCCTCCTCCTTTTTTTAGGAAATCAGAATACTGGTTGCGGCTTCCCGACAGGGAAAGCATCACCGGCATGAAAAGTAAAAAGGCCCATATAACCTATCAAACCTTGCAGGATAATAATATCCGGAAAAAAGATTACAGGAAAACAGTTAATGATATTATTGAGGGAATTCAAACGGGAAATGTGCAATCTCTTGAGCATTTCTTTACCTGGGAAGGGTATGAAATGTTCATCAAGCTTGTTCACAATGGAAATGTGAAGGTGTTGCCGCTTACCGATACTATGAGCATAATAGAGGTCAATGATGAAGTTATGGTGCGCTCAGTGCCAATGCTCTTTGCTTTTCAAAATAACACGAAAAAATTCCTGGAAAATGTTGTTTTTATTTTTAATAAAGATCAAAAGATCGATGCAATATCGTTTGCTCTGAGCGATAAGGCAATAGGTGACATCGCAAATATGCCGGAAAGATGGGGTAGCGTTGAAGAAAAATACCAGCTCATAAAATTTATGGAATATTATAAGACGGCCTACTCATTGAAACGGCTTGATTATATCGAATCCATTTTTGCCGATGATGCCCTCATCATTGTCGGTCATGTGTTGGAAAAGGCTGAGCCTATTGATGGAATGTACATGAAACTGGGAAATGATCAGGTGAAGTACATCCGCAGAACCAAAAAAGAATACATGGAATCATTAAGAAAAGTTTTTATCAGCAACGAATTTGTTAACATCCAGTTTGAAGGTTCCGATGTGGAAAGAATTAATGATCCCTCTGATAAATTATACGGAATACAGATCGAACAACATTATTACTCGGCAAATTATGCTGATAAGGGATTTTTGTTTTTATTAATAGATTTGAATGATACCATGAACCCCAAAATCTATGTCCGGTCCTGGCAACCTCAAAAAAATCCCAATGGCAGTATTATCGGCCTGAGTGATTTTCACTTTTAGTGCTGAAAACAACATAGCCGCTTATTTTTCCTTTACTTCTTCAATACAAGCTCATAAGTAAATTCACGCTGTGTGGGTATTTGAATGTCTGCTTTGTCAGGACTGGTAACCATCGCCTCTGCAGTTCCAATTGTACTTTGCTTGACCAGGATGCCTTTTTCCCAGGAAAAATACCAGGTTTCGCTACCTTCAAGCGTGCCCCTGGTTACAAGGTTAATTCCTTCCTGTATGCCTTGTCCCTCAATAGTTCCTGAAAATCTGTTTACTATCCTGGCACATTCCATTCCTTCAATAGTGTCTGTACCATCGAATGTTTGATGGTTGTTAAATATCAGTATGACTTTACTGTCGTTTTCTGATTCATTAATCGTATCCGAATATTTCCATGAATCTCCTTGTTTTACAAGCTCATGCGGGAGTTTTGGAAAGAAATTCTGGTAGTTCATCGCCACCGATCTGGATTGTCCGGGGATTAATTCATACTTTACATTATCTGCACCGGTGATTACCGGATTTCTTCCATCCGGGTCAATGCAAAGATTAAATGATTTCCCTGTCGCACCGCTGACATCGCCGCTACTC
This genomic window contains:
- a CDS encoding PEGA domain-containing protein, which produces MITVAKKAFLLLLFVFFTAFLYADEFKVISFESDPSDLSAQRFSRKDINDRNCAIIKVKTDLSGLSFNANKGIEGNVIEKTGEYWLYVSPGEKRIEVKKQDFIPLQFDLNRNIESGMVYVLILTSQDMFDKGNTTGFLLLISEPTDAEVWINGEYRGQTTFQNEFQQGQYSLRLVKEMYDPLETSFTIYPDSTLEISSTLMAAYSVVNIVSLPEDSAGIILDDKPLGAFTPFSAQITPGRHKLTLRKELFEPLTYEFDIEKGETRSLDLEMKPIFGIVNITSPADVEIFVDGNSVGKGSFSGRLPKGMHTIEGRKDSHHPHTEKIEIITGQNHVISLSPIPITGSLSVQSEPPKADIFIDGDPYGTTPRIINDLLVGNHVLELRMDGKEPVIRQITISEDTRTQASESLVAAAIVPVKPKKQEEQPGTQKQAESEPKAQTQKKEGFGHKGFYIKPFAKYSFGMAGMGNLYPFSQYNYSYERYNSDSRTYTYETNRIMPGKGFSYGGALGYYFNDYFGFEFEMNSFNGARKELTWDYAVASDTYNYVINELQTFQSKSLNYTASVLLALPTEYILFYSRIGAVLSNTKIRISMEIDDVYNYIPSGSSFWETETYQYFEEWEYTGPMSFGLKGGLGIDVKIADHFYWNLELTGQYLTFTPDNGSRLDAYEYENGQPVNIENSDYYTRIEFLEEYTVPADFDDIDKSQPRKVMECTYPFHSIGFVSGFKIKF
- a CDS encoding porin family protein, coding for MRYSLQIRITCFLLLLFLGLTTGFSQSAYLGAYGGSYLYAVTDNLYDYSNNGIENYYHSKKISGGRGYNLGIKAGIKVNDYLGLELLLNSFNGKEGTLYSEYLYSYWVDTLRDTIMVKISGSRKARMIRIIPSLRFSLPGDHRVNPYIRIGGIIGFPKMTINTSDEDDDDRDGVLDYDDIVYEYKGGMAFGFHAGAGVEIKIIEKLFLSLEIAGNVISWTPERSTVTEWTTNGTNVINNKSKYDLETEYVKEYSYDPNNIDETSPRKSVRFSIPYSNIEWNAGIVYRF
- a CDS encoding LPP20 family lipoprotein, which produces MKVFFTLLLLFLYCSTGVFSQEIQEILQSGNFIWGRGEAITYQKADKMALDDLISKISVEVQSDFVNMVVEENDSILEYTKAVVRTYSNIHLYWSESKVEEDESQGLTRVYRFIKKDNLHKIFDDRKTKIIDYAKTGYEAETELRLDDALRNYYWALVLLRSHPEHGSLKFKLGDHTEVLLSTRLYDKINQLLSNLDISIYQVMEDKDKNVKTFTIKIDYDGKPIEGLDYQYFSGNNYTEARGKDGFGVIELFGASAESLDKIRVLVEYQYTNKCEWDSELSSVINNTPPPPFFRKSEYWLRLPDRESITGMKSKKAHITYQTLQDNNIRKKDYRKTVNDIIEGIQTGNVQSLEHFFTWEGYEMFIKLVHNGNVKVLPLTDTMSIIEVNDEVMVRSVPMLFAFQNNTKKFLENVVFIFNKDQKIDAISFALSDKAIGDIANMPERWGSVEEKYQLIKFMEYYKTAYSLKRLDYIESIFADDALIIVGHVLEKAEPIDGMYMKLGNDQVKYIRRTKKEYMESLRKVFISNEFVNIQFEGSDVERINDPSDKLYGIQIEQHYYSANYADKGFLFLLIDLNDTMNPKIYVRSWQPQKNPNGSIIGLSDFHF